The nucleotide sequence AAACTGATGGGGGCATCCGGGGTAATCCCGAAGTTGTAACTTCCGAAGACCGCCAGACGGTCATTGACTGTCCAGAGGCTTCCCACACCCATAACGGTGACATTGGGAATCTCGGCCTGGGAAGCCAGCTGAAACTGACTCAGCCGGGGCAGCGCGGCAGCGTTGTAAAAGCCATGAAAGAAGACGTCGAAATCTTTCACGATTTCCCGCTGCAGTGACCATTGGAAACTGAACTGGTACGCGATTTCTCCCTCGCTGTTCTGCACCCCGGTGTAGCCGATGTTGTATTCAAAACCGACTTCATAGGGCAGTGATTGATCAAACAGCAGGTTCACGGACGGCTGCGTTCCCGTGTTAAATGCGGATGATCCCAGCAGCGGCGTCTGCAGGTAAATCTCCAGTCCCATGGCAGGGAGGTGGTATCGGGTGTTTTCTTCCCAGAAGTTCGCTTTGAAATCAATTGCGAGGGGTTGATACCCCGTGATTCCAGACTGGCCTGCCGATCCCGCTTCGTGCGTAATGCCGTTGGAGAAGACGCGAAACTCGAGGTTGTCCGTCAACCCGTAGCGAATCAGATACTCCCACTGATACATGGCGGGCTGACCCCCTTCGGCACTCCGGCGATAGAAACCGACCGGGGACGTTTCAATGTAAAATCTTCCTTTAGGGATCGTGTAGGCCCCGTTCGGAAAATTTGCAGTATCAGGATCGGGGTCGCGAATGTTGATTTTCAACTGTCGCTTGTACTGGTTTTTCAGTGCCTCGGCGGGGTCTTTCTCTGCCAGCAACCAGCGATCTTCGAAGATCAGATTCATCAGCCAGGGAAGAAGAAAAGGGTCATATTCGCCTTCAACCCCAAATTCGTCGTGATACCGCCTGGCAGGGTCTGCACAAACATCGGGGTAATTAAACTGGGGATCTTCATTTGAGTCCTCGGCGGAATCAATCGAATCCTCGAGACGGTTTCGAAGGCTGGCGCTGACACCACCAAATTGATCCCTGAAGGCTCCACCAGGGAACGAAGGGCCACTCGAGCGTGAGTCCTGAGTTGCAGGGCTCTGAAGGCGAACCAAAGACACCGCCGGAGACCCGGCCGCCGGCCCTTGTGTTGAACGGGTGGTGCGCAGCGTTGCGCATCCAGACAGAGTTACAAGCACGACGAGTGCGAAGGTAGCAACCGTTGTACGCTGCGGGTGTGCCGGGATTCCGTATGCACAGCGGACAACCTTGAAGATGCGGTCAGGTGCCATAAGGAATCGAGGCCATGAACTGGAAAATCCCTCCTTCAGATTCATTAAGCAGTTCCTCAGGCAGAAAATTCACTCTCCCGCTGAGTTTTGACACAGTGCCTGTACGGGTAGCAGCACTGTGAAGTTTGCGCTCGTGCGAACTTAACCGTCACGAAACCGGCGTTAAGAGCGAATCTATCTATGTCTTTTGATTCATCCGATCTTTATCGGCCCTACAACCGTCAAATTTGATGAAATCCTCAAGTTTTGGTTGCGGATTCAGCAGCAAAGAAGGATCTGTGGGTTCCTTCACGTATGAGCTCACCGGAATGGAGCTTATAAACGTGGAATTGGGCGTCTTAAAATCCGACATCGGCCACACGCTGTCAGGACGACCTGAACTTTTTGTGATGTAAAAATAATCGCTGATTGAAAAAGAAACGATTTGACGGCGGTTCTGACCCGTAGTAGTGTTGAAAAGACAAGAAGGGTAATTTGTGCAAAGGTGCACCAGGTTAATGGTTTTGACGCCGCAGTCGATCGGACCGTGGCACCAACCCTGAGGCGATCATGGTCTCCAAGGGGGATCCAAGATCGCTTTACTCCCCCAGCCCAATCACTCCAACTTCACCAGTTTAATGAGAACGCCTTGTGATTTTACATGAACCTTAAGGCCCTGTCTCGGACTCTCTGGCCAGTTCCCCGATGCGAGGGTCCTGTTGTTTCAATCCTGCACCTCGACCGGGTCAGTACGGTACCTGGAGATGGCGGCGGAAGAAAAATTCGATCAGCAGATCTTCCGATCCCAAGGTTGAGGCAGACACGGTTGGCCCGGAGGGACTGTTTGAGAGTTAGATGGTCGACCGAAGATCGTTTCATCCGCGATTTGCTTGATTCGATGGCTGACAACATAAAGACGTTTCGAAAGATAAACATGAATAATCCGACAGCTCCTGAGACAAATGCCTTTCTTTCTGATGTGGCCGATAAACTGGAATCAGCGGCCTCAAATCTTGAGGCGGGAATGAACTCTGCGACCGCGGCCATGGGCAGTTGGAGCGACAAGTACATGAATGCGAATTTTGCCAGCAAGCTGGCTTACACGGCGTGTTATTCGCTTTCATACGGAGTCTGTTTCCCCGTCTTCATGGCATGTCACTACATCCCGAAAAATAACAGCCTCGTGGAAGGGCTCGTAGATGGCGCGGCCTCTGCGAATGCCTCCGCCGACAAGACGTTAGCTCGATTCCAGACAGGTCGACTGCAGAGACGCGATCCTCTGACTGGTGAATTCGAAGAAGTTGTTCAGGACGGGGTCGGCTGTCTCGAACCGGCATAACTCGGGAAGATTCGTTAGACGACAGAAGATGTAAATCGATCTTGGCTCTTGAAGTTTCAGGCTGATTGAATCTGGCGGTACCGAAAAGTCAGGCAGTGGTAGAAATCCATGATTTCAACCGGCCTGTCTCTCTTGTCAATTGTTGCAGCTCCAGTTGATTCACGGATGCGGCCGCTCACAAGTCCATAGCGATGAAATTCCACAGCGAGGCGGAGCTTTCGTGCGGACAACTACGGCGTTTTGGTGTGTGGAGTCTCAACAATGTTTGATTGCGAAGTGCTCGCGTGTGAAGCTGGCGCTCTGAAAATTCAAAGCGATTCTCTCTTTTCAGATCTGAGCAGCACGCGAGCCAAGGCGATTCTTGGATGTATCCTGGGAGCCGATCCGGATGCCGAGATCTCAATTACGGGGGGAGGGGCGACCGGGCGGAAAGCTGTCGCCGAGATTCGGCACAATCATGCGTCACCGACGGGATTCCTCAAATCCATCGTCGCCAGGATTCGCAGCCTGGTGGAACCGCCCGCAACTGCGAGCACGCCGACGGACATCCATGCTCGCAATCAAAAGCCGGTCTATGATGGGGTACTGACTGGAAGACCTGTTGTTGCCGGTGACGGCGCTTCGGTGAAATCTCATCGTGGTTCGCGAAACGGTCAGGTGGCAGGCCAGAACGGCACTACTGCACATTCCTCTGCGGAACGCGCTCCATCTGTTTCGCTCGCAGATATCTTGCTGATGCCGGATCGCAAGGGAGTGACGCGAGTTGGGCGCAACGGCAATCATGCAACTGCCTGGGAGATCATTCACGAAATACCCGGTCGACTTCGATTGAAGCACCCTGCTCTGTATCGCCGTAAGGACGTGTGTCAGAGCATCGAACGTGAATTGATGAGCATGCTGGGGGTCGATAGTTATAAAACTCGCTCTTCGACAGGAACCTTACTCGTCACTTACAACCAACGTGATCTGCGCAAGGATCAGGTGATTACGATTCTGGATCGGGCCATCGCCCGGGCAGAACTCTCTCCGCACCTGGACCCGCCAGACCTGGATTTTCCGCTGGCCATCGCCTCTGTTCCGTTGGCCGCAGTCGCGCAATTTGCGTTTCCTCCGCTCTTGCCTGTCGCGGGTCTGTTGTTCGGCTACACGTCGATCACCACGTTTAAGGAAGCCTACCATGTGCTCGTCCACGAACGG is from Schlesneria sp. DSM 10557 and encodes:
- a CDS encoding transporter — encoded protein: MSLVRLQSPATQDSRSSGPSFPGGAFRDQFGGVSASLRNRLEDSIDSAEDSNEDPQFNYPDVCADPARRYHDEFGVEGEYDPFLLPWLMNLIFEDRWLLAEKDPAEALKNQYKRQLKINIRDPDPDTANFPNGAYTIPKGRFYIETSPVGFYRRSAEGGQPAMYQWEYLIRYGLTDNLEFRVFSNGITHEAGSAGQSGITGYQPLAIDFKANFWEENTRYHLPAMGLEIYLQTPLLGSSAFNTGTQPSVNLLFDQSLPYEVGFEYNIGYTGVQNSEGEIAYQFSFQWSLQREIVKDFDVFFHGFYNAAALPRLSQFQLASQAEIPNVTVMGVGSLWTVNDRLAVFGSYNFGITPDAPISFALMGFALAL